The genomic region TTTAACGCAAATAATACAGAGTTCTATTTTGGTGTGGATGTCAATGGAAAAAATGAAATCAGGTATTCAAAGCTTACCGAGGGTACTTGGTCTAAACCAAAAACCATTTTGTCCCATGATCGCTACGGTTATAATGACCCTTTTCTATCACCAGATGAAAAAAGACTATATTTTATATCCAATAGGGCTTTGGATGGGACATCCGAAGTAAAAGATGATATTGACATCTGGTTCGTTGAAAAAAATAATAACGTATGGTCACAACCCATACATACAGGACCAAATATTAATTCTGATGGTAATGAATATTATATTTCGTTTACAAAAGATGGTACAATGTATTTTTCATCCAGTAGGAATGCTCCTGCTGAAAGAAAAAATCATGACCAAGATATCTACTATTCGAAATTCGTGGATGAACAATTTCAGAAAGCGGTTGGCTTGGGAAGTTCAATCAATACCAAAGATTATGAAGCTGATGTATTTATAGACCCCGAAGAAAATTACATTATTTTTTGTTCTACCCGAGCCAATGGTTTTGGAAGGGGAGATTTGTACATAAGCTTTAAAGATGCAAATGGGGCATGGACTAAATCAATGAACATGGGCGAAACGATAAATACCAAAAATCATGAGTTATGTCCTTTCGTTACTTTAGATGGAAAGTTCTTGTTCTACACGAGTAATGAGGATATTTATTGGGTAAATACAGATATTATCAGCGAATTGAGAGGAAAAAGTAAATGATAATGCATATGAAAAATCATCGCAATTTTTAAGATGATGCTTCCTAACAACAATAGGATTCGTAAAAACCAACGATAGACTATAAAAATTTGTTACACGATAAAAACAAGAATATGAGATATTTAAAGCGGATAGTTCTTGCTCTTACAATCCTTTTATTTATTATGGGTTGCCAAGAGGTAAAAGAACAAAAAACAACGGATGCAACTACGCCACCCGTAAATACGGAACTTGAAAAAAAGGCTATTCTAAAAACCTTGAACGACGAAACCAAAGCTGCTTTTCAAAGAGATTATGAAAGCTGGCAAGAAAAGTGGGTTCATGATTCGGATATAACCAAAACATATATTGATTTTGCAGAAAATAAATTCTCCGAATCGGTAGGTTGGGACGAAATAAGTCAGTTTGTCAAAACATTCATCAAGGAACATCCCGAACCTGAACCCGTTCCAAAAGTATTGGACAAAATTGATGTGCGCCTTTATGGGGCAGGTGCTTGGGTAATCTATGAGCAACAGGACTCACTACGGGGCCTAAAACGTGAAACACGGTTGATGGAAAAAATAAACGGCGAATGGAAAATCGCCGGTATGCAAACTACCATTTACGGATTCAATGAACAAAAAGAGTGACTAAAAAACCATAAATTCAACTACTATCATACCTTTTGGTCTTGTAATTGATTACGATAGTATATGCGGTAAACCGTTGTGCATTTTGATGAAATTCTGTCAATATTATGATTGAAATGAACAAGAATTTGTATCGAGAATAAAAATTTTAATCAAATTGTTACTTATAGTTCTGCTAAGCTGAGCCGAAGTACGATTTTTCGTTCCTCAAAATCACTCGAACAGACCTATCGACATTATATTCTTTCAAAATACACAACGGGTATTTTTATTTACTGCTTGGTCACCACTTTTGCATTTTTTGGCATATTGTAGAAACCCTCAGGTTTGGGAGCCGAACCCAAGATAACATTTTCAAAAGGCAACGGTTCACGAGCTTCCTTGATTTTTTTGCCTTCATAATCGTGCCAAATCAAAGCCTTGGGTAAAACCAAATCATCAATGTTCATCCAATCATTGTAACGAATCCATTTTACGTTATCCGATTTTTCCCCGCTGCGATAGGTGACCGTATAGCCCAACCATGCCATTTGGTAGGTCTCCGGGTCGTAATGCAAATAATATTCATCTTTGGGAGAAGTTCCCACGCCACTATCGTAGTCAATACGAATGCCTGGGTACGATTTGCCATCATACTCCAAAGGCTCGGTTTCACCGTAATTTATCCCATCATCTGCCAATACAAAGGGCATGGCATAAAAGTAGAACATGAGATTTCGGTAGAATAACGGGTCGCCTTTATATGTGGCTTTCTCATCCAATAACCAAACATTGGTACCGTCAAAACCCATGGCTATTTGGGGCGTTTCAATCCTTTCTTTTCTGCTATACAAGTCAATCGTCTGCACCTCATCACCGGATGGTTTTGGCATGGTGTAG from Costertonia aggregata harbors:
- a CDS encoding ankyrin repeat domain-containing protein; translated protein: MKKITYIIIFLVIALKVTAQNIHRTACQGNLIRLDSMLSNTVINVKDHRGRSLLHWAVACKKEKVFDFLIQRGVDVNGEDNQNKTPMHIAAQYSNEEYFDKLVQSQRNSDWKNKYGASLLEIAVLKKDTAFIKRLINNDININSKNDRGSSSLEISQRIKATTISNYLLANGADENGVRKIEAEGLFMGQSTPGRIPKMFAPNFISTEEYEFGSVFNANNTEFYFGVDVNGKNEIRYSKLTEGTWSKPKTILSHDRYGYNDPFLSPDEKRLYFISNRALDGTSEVKDDIDIWFVEKNNNVWSQPIHTGPNINSDGNEYYISFTKDGTMYFSSSRNAPAERKNHDQDIYYSKFVDEQFQKAVGLGSSINTKDYEADVFIDPEENYIIFCSTRANGFGRGDLYISFKDANGAWTKSMNMGETINTKNHELCPFVTLDGKFLFYTSNEDIYWVNTDIISELRGKSK
- a CDS encoding DUF6503 family protein is translated as MKQLLSLLALMALLACKQNVKEPKTEQKEEVTQTKVIAKNYPEALQKVFETHGGLKNWKEKRTLSYTMPKPSGDEVQTIDLYSRKERIETPQIAMGFDGTNVWLLDEKATYKGDPLFYRNLMFYFYAMPFVLADDGINYGETEPLEYDGKSYPGIRIDYDSGVGTSPKDEYYLHYDPETYQMAWLGYTVTYRSGEKSDNVKWIRYNDWMNIDDLVLPKALIWHDYEGKKIKEAREPLPFENVILGSAPKPEGFYNMPKNAKVVTKQ